From Cucumis melo cultivar AY chromosome 3, USDA_Cmelo_AY_1.0, whole genome shotgun sequence:
ATTAATGGACACTAACAAATCAcattaatatttctttttcaactttttttttttttcaaatttagtgattcaacttttccctccaagaCGATTGGCCCCCACTTTCCACTTCTATTCTCTCATTAAAATACATGCATGTCACAATTTAACAACAGTtcttcaaagtttttttttttttttttttttggaaaagaaaagttgaaaattCATGTCCTTAGATTGGGTTGATATGCCACTTTATGAAAGTCTTTCGTAAGTGGTCAAATTATGTTAACGTTTCggaatttatttatattagttattGGAAAAAAGTGGAAGAAGAGTTTGAAATCCAAGAAAAAGGATAAGAAACAAGAAGGAAGGTAGCCCCTTGTGGACTTCAGTGTCCAATATAGCTTCTCCCTCACTTTTAACCTAAAAAAGCCTTCCATTTTAACAAAGTGTTTCTCAAAAAAGGAACCGTTTTTCTCACTAACTTAAAACTAAAGGAAGTTTTGTGAAAAGGAATAGAAATCAGGATTTATCCTCCGCTTTCTTTCACATAAGAAATTTGGCAGTACGTCATACATGAGTACAAAGAAGAGAAGTGGTAGTTGTTATTCTTCgacctttcttttctttttctcgaaaacgagagaagaaaagaaaaaggaaaagatagttcATAACAACTTATGATCATAGAAAAAGATGCaatttttctttgctttttttgaatttcaaaaaatttgGATCATCAGCGTTCTGGGTGCAAGGGGAATAACTCCAAAGTCCTATCATGACCTTCCTCCTTTTTACACATTAAACCATTATCTTCTACCAAACACTCAAAACCCCAATACAAGCACTTCCTCTTGTACGGACTATCTTCATCTCCCTgcaaattaatttatattcCTCGTGTTATGATTAATTTATATGGAAGCAGGGATAATGATTATTAAAAGACATGCCAGATTATTTCCGAAACGTACCGTGTGGAAGGCGGGAATGATGGGAGGAGGGGGAGGAGTTCTTGGAGAGTGTGGAAGACCAAGACTGTTGCGTTTCTGTTTCTGTCGTTCACGGGCTTTATGATTTTGAAACCAATAAAAAACATTCTTGCCTTCAATCTTTCCGTAGTTGCCAAGTTGTGCAGTGATGTGTTCGATTTGTTGGGCATTGGGAGTCCTCATTCCTCTACTATAAAGCATCTCCAATATCCCAATTTGTTCTTGAGTTGGATTCCACCGTGTCCCTCCTGGGTGCGTTTCCACCCCTGTCTGTACAGAccaagggtttttttttttttagatattggaagtatatttgtaattaaaagaGTAGTTGTTGATTAGTTACCTGGagggaagaggaagaggaggaaGAGTCTTTGCTGTGATCATGGGAGGAACCTGGTTTGCGAGGACCACAATCGGGTTTGATGAAGGTTTTGAGGTCGAAAGTGGTGagggtggtggtggtggtggtggtggttgTGTTATCGGAGGTGGGTTGTTGAAGTTTAGGAGCAAGAGGGCGTAAGCGTTTGCAGCCAAGGGAGAGAGAGGGTTCGTCCCAAAATCCACGTGCAAACTGATGAACCTTCATGTTTAATACCATATGGTCAAGAATTGGATCAAACCCACCACCTCTTattatatacacacacaaaCGCAAACCCCATAATTATAAttggtaaaagaaaagaaagtgggAAATGAGGTGGTGTTTGGAAGAAGCAAGACCAAATGATGAGGTGAGGTTGACTTGAGAGCATATATTAtctttagtttttcttttttcttttttctttttcttttttctttttttttttgaaagggaaaatttaatttgtaaatttgaatattattgaaaaataaaaagagagagagggaaTGAGAGAATTAATGAGAAAATGAGCTGCAATGCATGTGGGTAAGTGTGTGAGAGAGTTGGGCAGTCAAATCGGgtggtttttcttttcttgctttCATCATAAGGTGTCTTTGCTTTTCGGTGCTCTCTCTCAACCTTTTTACCATAAAGCTGGAAAACCAAAGCAACTATGACACACACccaaataacaaaacaaaaatctCATTCCTCCAATCCCTATACTTTTTCATGCCAATACCCCCAACTCTTTACCCCGCCTTTTTTATCATTACATACGCTGCTctcaacacacacacacacctaCACACCTTTTTTTCAATCCAGTCCAATCACacacaagaaaaaaagaaatatattacAGGCATGGAGACTATTTTCTCACTTCTTCTAAATAGAAGAAAAGTTCAAATCGCAAATTAACATAGATATACTAGATATgtacataatattaattttcgAAGTATTTTCTCTAAACCCTCACCAGAGCACATCACTCCTAGACTCAAGCTTACTAACAACCGTATTTGGTCGTCGATCACAAATTATAAATATTCCAACGCAAAGAAAATTGTTGGTGAAATAAATAGGTGCAAGTTCAAACTAGCCAACTAAGTTTATTTAAGTAGCATAAAAGTAAGAGTTATACTTTGGTTGATTTGATTATCTATTTCTTGCACTAGACTAAAGAATTGAGAAAAGAGAAGATAAAAATTTGGCATGTAATAAATTGTTATtagataattaaataaataaataattattattgtagttagagcaaaaaaaaaagaaagagaagaattGAAAGCCGTCGTGATTTCTTTATTATAAGTGTCGAGTGGTGgcaaagaggaaaagaaaaaagaaagaaaaaggaaaatataaatatataaatatatatatatggtgtAAACAAAGGAAGAATGGTCCGAATGTGGATTTGAATATTCCCAAAAAACCACACACTTCGTTGGGAACTGTTGACCCAATTTCCAAAATATATAccacttttattttttatttacttcttcctcctccatagaatatatatatatatgtttttgttCCCTTTTCTGCACGCTTGTCTATGTGCCAGCTGCACCCTTCTAACGGTGTCGTTTcttacatacacacacacacacacacacactctctctctctctctctctctatatatatatatatattttaaacttttaccTGGTCGGCAATGGTAAATAGTATCATTAAATTTTTAACTTTGTTCCCATAACTATGATTTGATTAGATTTAGGGCTTTACACTCTCTCTAACCCACCTTTTAATCAAAAGGCATCTGCTGACTCACGTGTGCCTAAACCGCAAAAGAGAAAACCACGCCATTTATATACGCACACTAATCATGTGTACGGATACATGACACGTGGCCTCTTCATTCTTTCCCttatatctatctatctatatatatatatatatatataaatatatccCCTTTTATGCATCTAACTTCTTTTCCCTTCAAATCCATTCATTACTCCATGCATATTAAGGCCTCATTTTTACTCGAATTttgatttatacatatatatatatataaactaatcaTTATGACAAAGAATTAATATATGTATTACAATAACTTCCAAACTCCCAAGTTCGCAGGTATATTGTTGTATATTTTTTATAGGTTAGATTTTGAAGTGGCTTTTTCTAATCTTGTTTCGCTTTTCAAGCATTGGTGTGTAAAACATATGTATAATTCGTCTATGCacacaaaaagaagaagaaagtaaaAACAATagtaaacattttttttagattaattattttttctttgaagttatggaatgaaactatttatattATCGTTATATATAGCACTAGCAATATCAAAAGAAGGTTTATCTATTTAGGGTTATGTGTGATGCTAACGATGTCAAAGAGAATGTGGTGACCTTTGTTAAGGTTGCAAGGTCCTTGCATTTTAGTTAGTCTAGTTAAATAAAAAGCATCGAGCTTGACTCGATTATTCTTTGAATTCGTCTTTGATCGACCTGAAACTTGAGACTCTAACTTAATTTTTCTTGTTTGACGTGTGTTTCCTTCTATTCCTTTTTAGGTTTGGACCCGCATGTGAGCTTTCGGCCATATTTGGTGTCACCATATaagacaaaaaaagaaaatctaaattTTACCCATTTGATGAAAAAGGACGATATATGGAAAAAGTAATGAGATGTTGGTAAGGTGTGTGGAAATAATTAGAGAAATTTAAGATAAGAATGTACTGTAGATTAAAAGTGTGCAGATGGGAATGAAATAATAGAATGACGCAGAAAGATATTATGACAAAAAAGAAATGTTAATGAGATTTGATTTGGGTAGTGTAAAACTAAGAGACAGCTAAGCCCCAATGCTAGCTCTTCGTCTCTCTCAATTATTCTATCTTCTTGTCTTACATTTTATGTCTCACAAGTTTCAATGGCTTCAAATTCTTGATGCCACCGAATGGACAGTACTGCTTTCCAATTGCTAAACTGTTGCTTGGTGAAACCAAAGGACGACCCCATGCAAATACGGACTAATTATATTTGTCCTAATATCAACTTTTCTTTTCAcaccatttttcttcttcttttcttcttcttctttttcttttttttataatgaATTACAATAGGGTTAATTATTGTTCTAACTAAAACAAAATTACTTCCTCCAAGTATATTTCTCTTTCCTAGTAATGCAGTGATGGATTTTTCAATGGTTCTAACACAGCAGAGAATGTTGTTGTATTTCAGCAATATAAAAAATTACTAAACACAACAACTttattttcaagaaattttacGAAGCAACTTAAATGGTAGAAAGCGATAGGGGACAAAAATGAGTTGTAGAGAATTAATCAAAATGAAAGATTGAATCTAAAAGTAATATAGAATTGAAGAATCTGGCAAGAAATATGTATGGATTTGATTTCATAATTACCATATATTTTGCAAGTTAGGTAATTAAATCATAACACTGAAAATTTTGGGGGGTTCGGACAATTCATAAATTACTGAAATTTTACATAATAAATAGTGTTTCaattcaatcaaataaaaaaaaaaaaaagatgtcgATATAAACATAAAAGATTTGAGAAAGTACTAGTACATCGGGGAGTTGTTACAATACAAAATTGCTTCTCAATATTATATCATCATTGGTTGAGTTTATACATGACCAAAATATTAATATacataaaataaacaaaaagttattttatttgataacaTGGTTGAGCTAGTTAAAAGGTTCTATACCTCTTATAAAAACTGtgaaataataaaacaaaatagatATTAACATGGATGATTTTAATTCAAACCACAATTAACACATCAAACAAGAACAAAGTAGGTAAGTAACATGTCATGCGCATACATTGATAGacatgtttttctatttttaatcactttatgttttttattaaaataaatttgttcTCGTTTCCACATGAATTTTGCCACGAACTAAAACGTATATGTGGATAATTTTGAGAAGTATGATTAGTTATAATGGGTCAAAGAGAATTGAGTGTGTAAAAAAAGTAGGGAAAATGAGTGCATGATTAGTATAGAAACGAAGTAATTGAATGAATGTAAAGAAGAAAATGGAGGTGGAAGGTAAAAGAGAGAGATTCCCCCACGTAGTGAAAGGCAAAAGCAGGGGGGGAAATATTGTTGCGTCATAAATCATAATAATGAGGGAAATAAGTAAGGGTTGGGGGTTGGGTCCAGACGCACGGTGTGCCTCTCACCGTCACAGTTTCCGCCCATATTCATTTATTAcggaaccaatcattagttttaTGGTTCAATTTTTAGAATACGACCAACAAAAGATAAagtatattaatattaataataataataatattgaagATTGATTTGAGATGAATGCGGGGGAAGCCAAATGATGATCATATATCAAAGTGTTGAAATTAGTACTAACATCATTACTCTTGACTCTGTTTTGTCCTCTTTTAAGCACCCACCACTTAATTAAacccctccctccctccctccctccttATTAATTACAATTTTACACTGTAAATCTACCTCCACCATTTCAATCTGATCactaaactaaatttaaaagattttatgttgaaaaccatggattaaattaatttgagaaTTGAATTAGGAAAAGAAAGATTAAATGGAAATGGAATGATTCGAGAATGGTATGAAGAAGGggagaaaagaaaagtgaaaaaaaaagaaaagaaaagaaaaatgatgggggggggggggggggggggggggacgTGTGATTTAGGTGGTGGCATGATGTTAAGGGAAGGGGACCCACACAGTGGAAGAAGCGGTGGGAAATGATGATTAAGGGAAGACATAGCCATCATTTGCACGTGTCTATGCCCCACACATTTCCCACGTAAAATCCTTTCTACCATTTTCACTCTCACTTTTATCCCACACTCGACCCTTCACCCTCTTCCTTACTTACCCAtccattttcaaattttaaacattAAACATATTACATATGCATGCACCCAAActtccctttctttttataCCCTTCTTTAATTTCATCTCTTTACTCTTCATATtttaaacttcttttttttttttttaattattgttagTAGTAAGTTTTCAGCCGTTACCATCTATCAGGATATGATTGACTTTAGATTTTGATAATACCTAACAACATCATCAAAATATAATAGTACTGTAGAGGGACTCACCTACTGATACTAGCGGTGTCAAGAAACATTGGACCTCCTCACTATATCGAGTGGCAATAGTCAAGTTTCATAACAAATGTGTGGTATTTTTGTTACTCTTCTTATTTCTGTATTTCGATGTGAATAACTCTTTATCTTTGTTTAAAGGAGCAAAGCAACTTGAGCTAAACTAAAgcgagaggaagaagaaaagagtgAGTTTACCAACGAGAGGAGTGTAGATAGAGACCATAAATCAATTGAGTGGGAGAGGTTAGAATACGACTTAATAGGTTAGTGGTAAGCTTAACATATTGTGACAGTGGATGTCTCTTCGAGCAAT
This genomic window contains:
- the LOC103487871 gene encoding WUSCHEL-related homeobox 4, with the protein product MVLNMKVHQFARGFWDEPSLSLGCKRLRPLAPKLQQPTSDNTTTTTTTTTLTTFDLKTFIKPDCGPRKPGSSHDHSKDSSSSSSSLQTGVETHPGGTRWNPTQEQIGILEMLYSRGMRTPNAQQIEHITAQLGNYGKIEGKNVFYWFQNHKARERQKQKRNSLGLPHSPRTPPPPPIIPAFHTGDEDSPYKRKCLYWGFECLVEDNGLMCKKEEGHDRTLELFPLHPER